A part of Candidatus Electrothrix aestuarii genomic DNA contains:
- a CDS encoding serine protease, with the protein MIRQAAWKFDEFFVWIHNHHKQIIGAGFLIGGKEIATCAHVIRDALRLHSTPGDAPEGDIVLSFPSSEQDSEIQKDEQYLLATAHADGWDKQKDIAILQLQSELSKGARPARLSDDKRLEGHSFRVYGFPGKTAKGVWAYGTIKDQRENGQVQLESAAGYAVQGGFSGGPVLDDELKKVVGMIVTSDESVRVASMISVDMLTTICSQARVTLELDEEKGGNVMNISPREICENCLKASFSGMQKQELISIAKNRIPDIGNAIEEHHTLYRIFSDILDYYQMNNNFSEFWGVIKEKRENQWKKFYPEWRESVQFKRI; encoded by the coding sequence ATGATTCGACAAGCTGCCTGGAAATTTGACGAGTTCTTTGTATGGATACATAACCATCATAAGCAAATTATTGGTGCCGGATTTCTTATAGGTGGAAAAGAGATAGCAACCTGTGCCCATGTTATACGTGATGCTCTTAGATTGCACTCTACACCTGGAGATGCACCAGAAGGCGATATAGTTCTTTCTTTTCCGTCTTCTGAGCAAGATAGCGAGATACAGAAAGATGAGCAATACTTGCTTGCAACCGCACATGCTGATGGCTGGGATAAGCAGAAGGACATCGCAATTCTTCAATTACAGAGTGAGCTGTCAAAAGGAGCCCGACCTGCAAGACTGTCTGATGATAAAAGATTAGAGGGTCATTCCTTCCGTGTGTATGGCTTCCCCGGCAAAACAGCCAAAGGTGTTTGGGCTTATGGAACGATAAAAGACCAGCGGGAAAATGGGCAGGTGCAGCTAGAGTCAGCAGCGGGATATGCTGTTCAAGGAGGGTTTAGCGGCGGTCCGGTTCTTGATGATGAGCTGAAAAAAGTTGTTGGGATGATTGTTACATCTGATGAAAGTGTCAGGGTTGCATCCATGATATCTGTTGATATGTTGACTACTATTTGCAGCCAAGCTAGAGTAACTCTTGAATTGGATGAAGAGAAGGGAGGCAATGTAATGAATATTTCACCAAGAGAAATCTGTGAAAACTGTCTGAAGGCATCTTTTTCTGGAATGCAAAAACAAGAACTGATTTCGATAGCTAAAAACAGAATTCCTGATATAGGAAACGCCATTGAGGAACATCATACTCTTTACAGGATATTCTCTGATATTCTTGACTATTACCAGATGAATAATAATTTTAGTGAGTTTTGGGGTGTTATAAAAGAGAAGAGAGAGAATCAATGGAAAAAATTTTATCCTGAATGGCGAGAATCTGTTCAATTTAAAAGAATATAG
- a CDS encoding CU044_2847 family protein: MSKQLIEFSLENGKSIFVEERCSDEEVRHGESEASLMGDMRDKIQMSFTEAMEATRGAAEIIIQQIDSLKNSSKCPEEIDVEFGIKLGSKLGAPIISSLDGEVNLKVTLKWMK, encoded by the coding sequence ATGAGCAAACAGTTGATAGAATTTTCGTTAGAAAACGGCAAATCAATTTTTGTTGAGGAACGATGCTCTGATGAAGAAGTGAGACATGGAGAGAGTGAAGCATCTCTCATGGGAGATATGAGGGATAAGATCCAAATGTCGTTTACCGAGGCGATGGAAGCAACACGAGGAGCCGCTGAGATCATTATTCAGCAGATAGACAGTTTGAAGAACTCATCGAAATGTCCTGAAGAAATAGATGTTGAATTCGGCATTAAACTCGGGTCTAAACTCGGTGCTCCGATTATATCAAGTCTTGATGGCGAGGTTAATCTGAAAGTCACGCTGAAGTGGATGAAATGA
- a CDS encoding diaminopimelate decarboxylase, which produces MDSRQYYAWWQREDLCYQGGQLHFAGRAVKQLAAQFGSRSFVYSFARVRQNLDRLHQALAEAELQAGFTVLYAMKANRFVPLLTRLQETGRCGIDACSPNEVELAVSCDFSPSDISFTAGNLSRADYEQLARYEGLFMDCDSLHAIRTWAQYKPGAKIGIRINPAAGVSREANSALQYAGKTVTKFGIYQEQFDEALTTVADCGLTVTKIHFHTGCGYLTPQLNQLDEVIERCMWFIKRCDKLEKVNMGGGLGVPHNVFDQPLDLTQWAAVLKKHFSKTGLHLEVEPGEYLLKDAGILLLEKTMVEQKKDIVFLGLDAGFNLAPEPAYYQLPLQPVPLDLRDEVFSPMRVVGNINEAIDVWYDQSWMPDMDGQEYLALINAGAYSSSMASNHCMRGQFKEFLLP; this is translated from the coding sequence ATGGACAGCAGGCAGTACTATGCGTGGTGGCAGAGAGAGGATCTCTGCTACCAGGGCGGGCAACTTCATTTTGCTGGCAGGGCAGTCAAACAATTGGCTGCCCAATTCGGTTCACGGAGCTTTGTCTACTCATTCGCCCGAGTACGACAAAACCTGGATCGCCTTCATCAGGCCCTGGCAGAGGCGGAGCTGCAAGCTGGCTTCACGGTCCTCTATGCCATGAAGGCCAACCGCTTTGTCCCGCTCCTGACCCGGCTTCAGGAAACCGGACGCTGCGGCATTGACGCCTGTTCTCCCAATGAGGTGGAACTGGCTGTGAGTTGTGACTTTTCCCCCAGTGATATTTCCTTTACTGCGGGCAATCTCTCCCGTGCAGATTATGAGCAGCTCGCCCGTTATGAGGGTCTGTTCATGGACTGTGATTCCCTGCACGCTATCAGGACCTGGGCACAGTATAAACCAGGGGCAAAGATCGGCATCCGCATCAACCCGGCTGCCGGGGTGAGCCGTGAGGCCAACAGCGCCCTGCAATATGCTGGTAAGACAGTCACCAAGTTCGGCATCTATCAGGAGCAGTTTGACGAGGCCCTGACTACGGTTGCTGACTGCGGCCTGACCGTCACGAAGATTCATTTTCATACGGGTTGCGGCTACCTCACCCCTCAGCTGAATCAGCTGGACGAGGTGATAGAACGCTGCATGTGGTTTATCAAGCGTTGTGACAAGCTGGAAAAGGTTAATATGGGTGGAGGTCTCGGTGTTCCCCATAATGTCTTTGATCAGCCCCTTGATCTCACGCAATGGGCCGCTGTCCTGAAAAAACACTTCAGCAAGACAGGGTTGCATCTGGAGGTTGAGCCGGGAGAATACCTGCTCAAGGATGCAGGCATCCTGCTGCTGGAGAAAACAATGGTCGAGCAAAAGAAAGACATAGTCTTTCTTGGGCTTGATGCGGGCTTTAACCTGGCACCGGAACCGGCCTATTACCAGCTGCCCTTACAACCGGTCCCTCTGGATCTGCGTGATGAGGTGTTTTCTCCTATGCGGGTGGTGGGGAACATCAACGAGGCCATTGATGTCTGGTATGATCAATCCTGGATGCCCGATATGGACGGACAGGAATATCTGGCCCTGATCAATGCCGGAGCGTATTCTTCTTCAATGGCCTCGAATCATTGTATGCGGGGACAGTTTAAGGAGTTTCTGTTGCCGTAG
- a CDS encoding SET domain-containing protein-lysine N-methyltransferase: MIYPKKFGINPLYPQAADFEVIYKDTLSGSGVITKRYFAQGDLLAMVAGEEMSEILQHTLQIAPDRHMYDPYFTGYFLHSCSPNVSLDMSKRTVTALCDIEAGSFLSMDYAETEDVLFKQFPCSCGSPNCRLWITGRKETATAPYVAALTSSAGLMATAQMTGEY, from the coding sequence ATGATTTATCCAAAAAAATTCGGGATTAACCCTCTGTATCCACAAGCTGCTGACTTTGAAGTTATCTACAAAGATACACTTTCAGGTTCAGGAGTTATTACAAAAAGATACTTTGCTCAGGGAGATCTCTTGGCAATGGTAGCAGGGGAAGAAATGTCGGAGATACTTCAGCACACTCTCCAGATTGCACCGGATCGGCACATGTATGACCCCTATTTTACAGGGTACTTCCTCCATTCCTGTTCACCCAATGTCTCTCTTGATATGAGCAAAAGGACAGTAACCGCCCTTTGCGACATCGAAGCGGGAAGCTTCCTCTCTATGGATTACGCTGAAACGGAAGATGTCCTTTTTAAACAATTCCCCTGCTCCTGCGGTAGTCCAAATTGCCGTTTATGGATTACAGGTCGTAAGGAAACAGCAACCGCGCCTTATGTAGCAGCGCTGACCAGCTCTGCCGGACTCATGGCTACCGCTCAGATGACAGGCGAGTATTAA
- a CDS encoding transposase, translated as MFTIPQELRKIIFSDRMLIKIMMDCASKAAVEVLQSKGVDAVPGILLVVHTFGRDLKFNPHVHMLMTEGGLTSSNQWVDIPFLPYGLLRKNGNIIC; from the coding sequence GTGTTTACCATTCCACAAGAACTCCGAAAGATAATTTTTAGTGATCGTATGCTGATCAAGATTATGATGGATTGTGCTTCAAAAGCGGCTGTGGAAGTACTTCAAAGTAAAGGAGTTGATGCTGTTCCGGGAATTCTATTAGTTGTCCATACGTTTGGAAGAGATCTTAAGTTTAATCCGCATGTCCATATGTTAATGACAGAAGGAGGATTAACATCTTCCAATCAGTGGGTTGATATTCCATTTTTGCCATATGGTCTGCTTAGAAAAAATGGCAATATTATTTGCTGA
- a CDS encoding transposase: MLTEIKASLPQTKENVRFIDYLFKSQRNGFYVNGKSKMTSARHAARYIGRYMARPALAEHKITNYDGEEVTFWYIDHKTEVKVTEAIPAKEFIQRLIDHIPLKGFKMVRHYGLYSRRTKTIAIEILMDCKRFIQKTFEFMKSDSRSLSWRERLVQSFGKDPLTCPNCKEKMFLWRIWHPDYGDIFDLSRDGPFVESKSKQECNKRNSSGRQVKWIPQLLPF, translated from the coding sequence TTGCTGACTGAAATAAAGGCTAGCTTGCCGCAAACAAAAGAAAATGTAAGATTCATAGATTACCTGTTTAAAAGCCAACGTAATGGTTTTTATGTAAATGGTAAAAGCAAGATGACATCAGCAAGACATGCAGCTCGATATATTGGTCGCTATATGGCTCGTCCAGCATTGGCAGAGCACAAGATAACGAATTACGATGGTGAGGAAGTAACATTTTGGTATATTGATCATAAAACAGAAGTTAAAGTTACCGAAGCGATTCCAGCCAAAGAGTTCATACAACGATTAATTGACCATATCCCGCTAAAGGGATTCAAGATGGTCCGCCATTATGGGTTATATTCTCGACGTACAAAAACAATCGCGATAGAGATTTTGATGGACTGTAAACGTTTTATCCAGAAGACTTTTGAATTCATGAAAAGTGATTCAAGGTCATTGAGCTGGAGAGAGCGTCTAGTACAGAGTTTCGGGAAAGATCCGTTAACATGTCCAAACTGTAAAGAAAAAATGTTTTTATGGCGGATTTGGCATCCTGACTATGGAGATATCTTTGATCTGAGCAGAGACGGACCTTTTGTGGAAAGCAAGAGTAAACAAGAATGCAACAAGAGAAACTCTTCGGGTCGGCAGGTTAAGTGGATACCGCAATTGCTTCCGTTTTAA
- a CDS encoding tRNA (cytidine(34)-2'-O)-methyltransferase, protein MQASPLHIVLVEPEIPPNTGSIARLCGATDSVLDLVHPLGFSTDDKHLKRAGLDYWPHVNIHHWPSFEEFLEQHDERRLYFFTTKSDSPYYQADFQPGDYLVFGRETKGLPEEILALYPDRCYTIPMTNPHIRSLNLAMSAGIVLYEALRQIQPR, encoded by the coding sequence ATGCAAGCATCCCCCCTTCATATCGTCTTGGTCGAACCGGAAATACCTCCCAATACCGGGTCAATTGCCCGTCTTTGCGGGGCAACAGATTCTGTGTTGGATTTGGTACACCCTTTGGGGTTCAGCACCGATGACAAGCATTTGAAGCGGGCAGGGCTTGATTATTGGCCCCATGTCAATATTCACCACTGGCCGAGCTTTGAGGAATTTCTAGAGCAGCATGATGAGCGGAGGCTCTATTTTTTTACCACCAAGAGCGACAGTCCCTATTATCAGGCTGATTTTCAACCGGGTGATTACCTGGTTTTTGGCCGGGAGACAAAGGGATTACCGGAAGAAATCCTTGCGCTCTATCCTGACCGTTGTTATACCATTCCCATGACAAATCCGCATATCCGCAGCCTTAATCTGGCCATGAGTGCCGGGATCGTCCTGTATGAGGCTCTGCGTCAGATACAACCTCGTTAA
- the serC gene encoding 3-phosphoserine/phosphohydroxythreonine transaminase: MPARIYNFSPGPATLPYAVLEEAAKDIVNFKDKGIGLIEMSHRSKEFMAVADEAEALVRELLEVPENYKVLFLQGGASSQFFMIPMNLLGAGKKATYLNTGTWTKKAIKEAKMLGDIDIAYTSEESSFNRVPEAGEYSVDAASEYLYLCSNNTIYGTQFADFPEKDKMLVCDMSSDIFSRPLDVSRFGIIFAGAQKNMGPAGVTLVIIREDLLDSTPDNVPTMLRYKTHADKGSMFNTPPTFAIYCVGRVLNWLKEQGGVAAMQKLNEEKAALLYEAIDSNDFYRGHAEKASRSLMNVTFNLPTPELEAQFIAEAAAIGLDGLKGHRSIGGCRASIYNAFPKEGVEKLVAFMAEFATKNA, encoded by the coding sequence ATGCCAGCAAGAATTTATAATTTCAGCCCCGGACCAGCAACCCTTCCTTATGCCGTTCTTGAAGAAGCAGCAAAGGATATTGTTAATTTCAAGGATAAGGGCATTGGTCTCATTGAAATGAGCCATCGCTCCAAGGAATTCATGGCAGTGGCCGATGAAGCCGAGGCCTTGGTTCGTGAGTTGCTTGAGGTGCCTGAAAATTACAAGGTGCTTTTCCTGCAAGGTGGCGCGTCATCTCAGTTTTTCATGATACCCATGAACCTGCTCGGCGCAGGTAAAAAGGCCACTTATCTAAACACTGGTACCTGGACCAAGAAGGCCATTAAAGAGGCCAAGATGTTAGGTGATATTGATATCGCTTATACCAGCGAAGAGAGCAGCTTTAACAGGGTCCCGGAAGCGGGGGAGTACAGTGTTGATGCGGCATCTGAGTATCTGTATCTCTGCTCTAACAATACCATCTACGGAACCCAGTTTGCTGATTTTCCGGAAAAGGACAAAATGCTGGTCTGCGATATGTCTTCGGATATTTTCTCTCGCCCGCTTGATGTCTCTCGCTTTGGTATCATCTTTGCCGGTGCGCAGAAAAATATGGGACCTGCCGGTGTGACCTTGGTCATCATCCGGGAAGACCTGCTGGACAGCACCCCGGATAATGTTCCCACCATGCTCCGCTATAAGACCCATGCCGATAAAGGCTCCATGTTCAACACTCCGCCGACCTTTGCTATCTACTGCGTGGGCCGGGTGCTGAACTGGTTAAAAGAGCAGGGTGGTGTTGCAGCCATGCAAAAGCTCAATGAAGAGAAAGCAGCGCTACTGTACGAGGCCATTGATAGCAACGATTTCTACCGTGGCCATGCGGAGAAGGCATCCCGTTCTCTAATGAACGTAACCTTTAATCTGCCGACCCCTGAGCTGGAAGCTCAGTTCATTGCAGAGGCTGCTGCCATTGGCTTAGATGGTTTGAAAGGCCATCGCTCTATCGGCGGTTGCCGGGCGTCCATTTATAATGCCTTTCCTAAGGAAGGTGTAGAAAAGCTGGTTGCTTTTATGGCGGAGTTTGCGACAAAGAACGCCTGA
- a CDS encoding Uma2 family endonuclease, with the protein MEWSQVINNPFLKDLPFKIELNKWGKILMSPASNNHGHLQFEVGAKIRDGKQGHGKIITECSIHTSQGVKVADVAWISDEFFAQYGYETPYKRAPEICVEIVSPSNSKEEMEEKIELYLAKGAKEVWIVREKGGTEFYTYEGKIEKSLEMPD; encoded by the coding sequence ATGGAATGGTCCCAAGTTATCAATAATCCCTTTCTGAAGGACCTCCCCTTCAAAATCGAACTCAATAAGTGGGGCAAAATTTTGATGAGCCCTGCAAGCAACAACCACGGCCATCTTCAATTTGAAGTTGGGGCGAAAATCCGGGACGGAAAGCAGGGGCACGGTAAGATAATTACAGAATGCTCCATCCATACATCACAAGGCGTCAAAGTCGCCGATGTTGCCTGGATCTCCGATGAATTCTTTGCCCAATATGGCTATGAAACCCCGTATAAACGGGCACCGGAAATATGCGTTGAGATAGTCTCTCCCTCAAATTCAAAGGAAGAGATGGAAGAAAAGATAGAGCTGTACTTGGCCAAAGGGGCGAAAGAAGTATGGATTGTGCGTGAAAAGGGCGGGACGGAATTTTACACCTATGAGGGGAAAATAGAGAAGAGTCTTGAGATGCCAGACTGA
- the dnaK gene encoding molecular chaperone DnaK gives MSKIIGIDLGTTNSCIAIMDGGDPKVIENSEGTRTTPSIVAFSDNGERLVGQVAKRQAVTNPTKTLFAIKRLIGRKFGDPEVKKSIELSPFQIVEAPNGDAMVEVDGKSYSAAEISAMILGKMKKTAEEYLGETVTEAVVTVPAYFNDAQRQATKDAGKIAGLNVQRIINEPTAASLAYGLDKKGEEKIAVFDLGGGTFDVSILEIGDGVFEVKSTNGDTFLGGEDFDMRIVNWLADEFKRDQGVDLRSDKMALQRLKEEAEKAKKELSSSMETDINLPFITADATGPKHLNVKLSRAKLESLVADLIDRCAGPCLTALKDAGLSASEIDEVILVGGMTRMPKVQEKVKEIFGKDPHKGVNPDEVVAIGAAIQGGVLRGDVKDVLLLDVTPLSLGIETLGGVMTKLIEKNTTVPTKKSQVFSTAADNQPAVSIHVLQGEREMADANKTIGRFELADIPPAPRGVPQIEVTFDLDANGILHVSAKDMGTGKEQSIRITASSGLSEEEIEKMKKDAELHADEDKKRKEMVEAKNNGDSMIHMTEKSLNELGDKVDAETKANVEREIENLKKALEGDDLEAIKSATEALTQASHKLAELMYAQASQGQGDAGAAGGAAGAGAAGDSAKKNDDDDVVDADFEEVK, from the coding sequence ATGAGTAAAATAATTGGAATTGACTTGGGAACCACCAACTCTTGTATTGCCATCATGGATGGCGGTGATCCAAAAGTCATTGAAAACAGCGAAGGAACACGAACCACTCCGTCAATTGTTGCTTTTTCTGACAACGGCGAGCGTCTTGTCGGTCAGGTTGCAAAGCGTCAGGCTGTGACCAACCCAACCAAAACGCTGTTTGCTATCAAGCGTCTCATTGGTCGTAAATTTGGCGACCCTGAGGTCAAAAAGTCTATTGAACTGAGCCCCTTCCAGATCGTCGAGGCCCCGAACGGCGATGCCATGGTCGAAGTCGACGGTAAGTCTTACTCAGCAGCTGAGATTTCAGCTATGATCCTGGGCAAGATGAAAAAGACCGCTGAAGAGTACCTGGGCGAGACCGTTACCGAGGCTGTTGTTACTGTACCGGCTTACTTTAACGATGCACAGCGTCAGGCAACCAAGGATGCTGGTAAGATTGCTGGTCTGAACGTTCAGCGTATCATCAACGAGCCCACTGCTGCCTCCCTTGCCTATGGTCTGGACAAAAAAGGCGAAGAGAAAATCGCGGTCTTTGACTTGGGTGGCGGTACCTTTGACGTATCCATCCTGGAGATCGGCGACGGCGTTTTTGAGGTAAAATCCACCAACGGTGACACCTTCCTCGGTGGTGAAGATTTTGATATGCGCATCGTTAACTGGCTGGCTGATGAGTTCAAGCGTGATCAGGGCGTTGATCTGCGTAGCGACAAAATGGCTCTCCAGCGCCTGAAAGAGGAAGCTGAAAAGGCCAAGAAAGAGCTATCCAGCTCTATGGAGACCGATATCAATCTGCCTTTTATCACAGCAGATGCCACAGGCCCCAAACATCTCAACGTGAAGCTGTCTCGGGCAAAACTGGAGTCTCTGGTTGCTGATCTGATTGATCGCTGTGCAGGTCCCTGTCTGACCGCATTGAAAGATGCTGGCCTGTCAGCATCTGAAATTGACGAGGTTATTCTGGTTGGTGGTATGACCCGTATGCCCAAAGTGCAGGAGAAGGTAAAAGAAATCTTTGGTAAGGATCCGCATAAGGGTGTTAACCCGGATGAAGTTGTCGCTATTGGTGCGGCAATCCAGGGTGGTGTTCTGCGCGGTGATGTAAAAGACGTTCTCCTGCTTGATGTTACCCCGCTTTCTCTCGGTATCGAGACCTTGGGTGGCGTTATGACCAAGCTGATTGAGAAGAACACCACGGTTCCAACCAAGAAGAGTCAGGTTTTCTCCACCGCAGCAGACAATCAGCCCGCTGTTTCTATCCATGTGCTCCAGGGTGAGCGTGAGATGGCTGATGCAAACAAGACCATTGGTCGCTTTGAGCTGGCTGATATCCCGCCTGCACCGCGTGGCGTACCCCAGATTGAAGTAACCTTTGATCTGGATGCCAACGGTATTCTCCACGTTTCTGCGAAAGACATGGGTACCGGTAAAGAGCAGTCCATCCGCATCACCGCCTCTTCCGGTCTGAGCGAAGAAGAGATTGAGAAGATGAAAAAGGATGCTGAACTGCACGCCGATGAGGACAAAAAGCGCAAGGAAATGGTTGAGGCCAAAAATAATGGCGACTCCATGATCCACATGACCGAGAAGAGCCTGAACGAGCTGGGCGATAAGGTTGATGCGGAGACCAAGGCCAATGTAGAACGCGAGATTGAGAACCTGAAAAAGGCTCTGGAAGGCGATGACCTTGAGGCTATCAAATCTGCCACAGAGGCTTTGACTCAGGCTTCGCATAAACTGGCAGAGTTGATGTATGCCCAGGCTTCTCAGGGTCAGGGTGATGCAGGAGCTGCTGGCGGCGCTGCAGGAGCAGGTGCAGCGGGCGACTCTGCAAAGAAAAACGACGATGATGACGTTGTTGATGCTGATTTTGAAGAAGTGAAGTAA
- a CDS encoding nucleotide exchange factor GrpE, with protein sequence MTEEHKIEEEISEEEKDELQEETTDSAEEAEVADEEIVEEQTSVETLTQELEETRSKMLRVAADAENFKKRMERDKAKLLKYAGENILREVLTSVDNLDRAIEQGGVEGGDPAQKLEALLAGVELTRKGLHTMLERFEVTPLESVGQPFNPDQMDALTMEASDEIPTNHVVTEFAKGYNFKDKVLRHAQVVVSSGPASE encoded by the coding sequence GTGACTGAAGAACATAAAATTGAAGAAGAGATAAGCGAAGAGGAAAAGGACGAGCTCCAGGAAGAGACGACTGACTCTGCTGAGGAAGCGGAGGTAGCTGACGAAGAAATAGTGGAAGAACAGACCTCTGTAGAAACGCTTACCCAGGAGCTGGAAGAAACCCGCTCAAAGATGCTACGCGTTGCGGCAGATGCTGAGAATTTCAAAAAACGGATGGAACGTGACAAGGCCAAGTTGCTCAAGTACGCTGGCGAAAACATTCTCCGCGAAGTGCTGACCTCAGTAGACAATCTTGATCGGGCCATCGAACAGGGTGGCGTTGAGGGCGGTGATCCCGCACAAAAACTTGAGGCACTGCTGGCAGGTGTTGAACTAACCCGCAAAGGTCTCCATACCATGCTGGAACGCTTCGAGGTCACTCCCCTGGAATCTGTAGGACAACCCTTTAATCCAGACCAAATGGATGCCTTGACGATGGAAGCCAGTGATGAAATACCGACCAACCATGTGGTCACTGAATTCGCCAAGGGCTACAACTTTAAAGACAAGGTATTGCGCCATGCGCAAGTCGTTGTTTCCAGTGGTCCAGCTTCCGAATAA
- a CDS encoding PspA/IM30 family protein, with translation MSSIFKRVSDIINANLNDLIDRLEDPERVIKQIIREMEDNIRQAKEGVVNAIASEKQLFHELEKHRNSSQEWLSKAETALQADKEDLARSALARKKEIDQIITSLEPAWASAKATSDRLKAQLLQLENKLEETKRKRTTLLARQRATEARQQMDSTMNTFHAGLDAQARFDRMEDKVEEMEARAEAMDELHNDMSALENEFLQLETDNDVETELNALKMKMQKNAG, from the coding sequence ATGAGCAGTATATTTAAGCGGGTGAGCGACATCATCAATGCCAATCTGAACGACCTGATTGATCGACTGGAGGATCCTGAACGAGTCATCAAGCAGATCATTCGGGAAATGGAGGACAATATTCGTCAGGCCAAAGAAGGGGTTGTTAATGCCATAGCCAGTGAAAAACAGCTATTTCACGAACTGGAAAAGCATCGTAATAGCTCGCAGGAGTGGCTGAGCAAGGCGGAAACAGCCTTACAGGCGGACAAGGAGGATCTGGCCCGCTCTGCCCTGGCCCGAAAAAAAGAAATAGATCAGATCATCACCAGCCTGGAACCTGCCTGGGCATCAGCCAAAGCGACCAGCGATCGCCTGAAGGCGCAACTGCTTCAGCTTGAAAACAAACTGGAAGAAACCAAGCGCAAGCGCACCACCTTATTGGCCCGCCAACGGGCGACTGAGGCCCGGCAGCAGATGGACAGCACCATGAACACCTTTCATGCCGGTCTGGATGCTCAAGCCCGCTTTGACCGCATGGAAGACAAGGTGGAAGAAATGGAAGCGCGTGCTGAGGCTATGGACGAGCTGCATAACGATATGTCAGCCTTGGAAAATGAATTTCTGCAATTAGAGACAGATAATGATGTAGAAACAGAACTGAATGCTCTCAAAATGAAGATGCAAAAAAACGCTGGCTAA